The proteins below are encoded in one region of Pelagibacterium flavum:
- a CDS encoding GGDEF domain-containing protein, whose protein sequence is MSIGGHRLKEWIPIAAWTACGPLFCVLVALGYNIMTFAGFPSEIRVRAALAAIIVPFGLATPFFFYFSIKLRELASANRQLSLLAATDGLTNCLNRTAFTALVEARLEALVPQGDHVHGALLVIDADNFKQINDRFGHHNGDIALTLIARAIRSSVRAGDNVGRLGGEEFGVFLPVVDRYGAETVAERLRRAVEKLAFVADGHHHQLTVSVGGVVFDRRTGFEELFRLADERLYAAKNEGRNTVRLIGCATSGAGFAILDS, encoded by the coding sequence ATGAGCATCGGCGGCCATAGGCTCAAAGAGTGGATACCGATCGCGGCATGGACGGCGTGCGGACCGCTGTTCTGCGTTCTGGTGGCGCTTGGTTACAACATCATGACATTTGCGGGCTTTCCCTCGGAAATCAGGGTCCGCGCAGCCCTCGCGGCGATCATTGTGCCGTTTGGGCTGGCCACCCCGTTCTTTTTCTATTTTTCGATCAAGCTGCGCGAACTGGCATCGGCCAATAGACAGCTCAGTCTTCTGGCCGCCACCGATGGCCTCACCAATTGCCTCAACCGGACGGCCTTCACCGCGCTGGTCGAGGCCCGGCTCGAGGCGCTGGTCCCGCAAGGCGATCACGTCCACGGCGCCCTGCTGGTCATCGATGCAGACAATTTCAAACAGATCAACGACCGCTTCGGACATCACAATGGCGATATCGCCCTGACCCTGATCGCCCGTGCCATCCGCTCTTCGGTCCGCGCCGGCGACAATGTCGGTCGCCTGGGCGGCGAGGAATTTGGCGTCTTCCTGCCCGTCGTCGACCGCTATGGCGCCGAAACGGTCGCCGAACGGCTGCGGCGCGCAGTCGAAAAACTCGCCTTTGTCGCCGACGGCCACCACCACCAGCTTACCGTAAGCGTGGGCGGCGTCGTGTTCGACCGCCGCACCGGCTTTGAGGAACTGTTCAGGCTGGCCGACGAACGGCTCTACGCCGCCAAGAATGAGGGCCGCAACACTGTCCGGCTGATCGGCTGCGCCACAAGCGGCGCCGGCTTTGCAATCCTCGACTCGTAA
- the mgtE gene encoding magnesium transporter translates to MEDAAPTGPEPDENPESIYDADGRLRSDWYEALRAEIEAGDSEALRKRMEPLHESETGDVIEALPADERVQLVTLLGDAFDYSALTEVDDSVRIELMDELPNAEIARGVADLDSDDAVYILEDIDAEDRDEILAQMPAFDRISLKRSLDFPEDSAGRRMQTDFIAIPPFWTVGQTIDYLRTNDDLPDDFYQIYVVDPGFNLLGTIPLDRILRVQRATRIEDIMNTQIRQIDATLDQEEAARIFERYDQVEVAVVDESRRLVGVLTIDDIVDVINEEASEDIHRLGGVGDEDISRTVPGVVRSRATWLLVNLGTATLASLVIGLFDGTIEQMVALAVLMPIVASMGGVAGTQTMTVTVRAISQRELDKNNAWRLIRRELLVGLTNGVIFAVLLGVITGFRFANPALGLVIGMAMVVNMIVAGGCGILIPMLLNRLKIDPAVASSTFVMTFTDVIGFFAFLALAGWWFGLF, encoded by the coding sequence ATGGAAGACGCTGCACCGACCGGACCGGAACCCGACGAAAACCCCGAAAGCATCTATGATGCGGACGGTCGGCTTCGCTCCGATTGGTATGAAGCGCTCCGCGCCGAGATCGAGGCGGGGGATTCCGAGGCGCTGCGCAAGCGCATGGAGCCGCTCCATGAATCGGAAACGGGCGATGTCATCGAGGCCTTGCCGGCCGACGAGCGGGTTCAGCTTGTTACGCTGCTTGGCGATGCCTTCGACTATTCGGCGCTGACCGAGGTCGACGATTCGGTTCGTATCGAGCTTATGGACGAGCTGCCGAACGCCGAGATCGCGCGAGGTGTCGCCGATCTCGACAGCGACGATGCCGTTTACATTCTCGAAGATATCGACGCGGAGGACCGGGACGAAATTCTGGCGCAAATGCCGGCTTTCGACCGCATCTCGCTCAAACGCAGCCTTGATTTTCCAGAGGACTCCGCCGGGCGGCGGATGCAGACCGATTTCATTGCCATCCCGCCGTTCTGGACGGTAGGGCAAACCATCGACTATCTGCGGACCAATGATGATCTGCCCGACGATTTCTACCAGATCTATGTCGTCGACCCGGGTTTCAACCTGCTGGGCACGATCCCGCTCGACCGCATTCTTCGTGTGCAAAGGGCGACGCGCATCGAAGACATCATGAACACCCAGATCCGCCAGATCGACGCCACGCTCGATCAGGAGGAGGCGGCACGCATCTTCGAGCGCTACGATCAGGTCGAAGTGGCGGTGGTCGATGAGAGCAGGCGACTGGTGGGCGTCCTGACCATCGACGACATCGTCGACGTCATAAATGAAGAGGCCAGCGAGGATATCCACCGTCTCGGCGGCGTGGGCGACGAGGACATTTCGCGCACAGTGCCGGGCGTCGTGCGCAGCCGCGCGACCTGGCTGCTGGTCAATCTGGGCACGGCAACGCTTGCCTCGCTGGTTATCGGGCTGTTCGACGGCACGATCGAGCAAATGGTCGCACTGGCCGTGCTGATGCCCATCGTCGCTTCCATGGGCGGGGTAGCGGGCACGCAGACCATGACAGTGACGGTGCGCGCCATTTCGCAAAGGGAACTGGACAAGAACAACGCCTGGCGCCTGATCCGACGCGAATTGCTCGTCGGGCTGACCAATGGCGTGATCTTTGCGGTATTGCTGGGGGTCATTACCGGTTTCCGCTTCGCCAACCCGGCGCTGGGGCTGGTGATCGGCATGGCGATGGTGGTCAACATGATCGTCGCCGGTGGCTGTGGCATCCTCATTCCGATGCTGCTCAACAGGCTCAAGATCGATCCGGCCGTTGCGTCCTCGACTTTTGTCATGACGTTTACCGACGTTATCGGCTTTTTCGCCTTCCTGGCCCTCGCCGGCTGGTGGTTCGGCCTGTTTTGA
- a CDS encoding DNA-3-methyladenine glycosylase, with translation MADPTFINRYFDDDVVAVARRLIGARFHVDGVGGTIIETEAYAPNEPASHSFRGPTPRNKPMFDLPGTVYVYRSYGIHWCVNFVCRPGSAVLIRALVPTDGIEQMIDRRGLPDPKKLCAGPGRLTQALGIDLSHNDRPLSDAPFCFAPAPVEGPVVIGPRIGITKAVDLPWRFGVPGSKYLSRPFTKNGPSEV, from the coding sequence ATGGCCGATCCGACTTTCATCAATCGCTATTTCGACGATGACGTCGTGGCCGTCGCCCGGCGCCTGATCGGAGCGCGATTTCATGTCGACGGCGTTGGCGGCACCATCATCGAGACAGAGGCCTACGCCCCCAACGAGCCTGCTTCTCACAGCTTTCGCGGCCCCACGCCCCGCAACAAGCCGATGTTTGATCTCCCCGGCACGGTCTATGTCTATCGCAGCTACGGCATCCACTGGTGCGTCAACTTCGTCTGCCGTCCCGGCAGCGCGGTTCTCATCCGCGCGCTCGTGCCAACTGACGGCATTGAGCAAATGATTGACAGGCGCGGCCTGCCCGACCCCAAAAAGCTATGCGCCGGCCCCGGACGGCTGACCCAAGCCCTCGGCATCGACCTGAGCCACAATGATCGCCCCTTGTCCGACGCCCCCTTCTGCTTCGCTCCTGCCCCCGTGGAGGGCCCCGTCGTCATCGGCCCGCGCATCGGCATCACCAAGGCTGTCGATCTGCCCTGGCGGTTCGGGGTGCCCGGCAGCAAATACCTCAGCAGGCCCTTCACGAAAAACGGCCCCTCAGAGGTCTGA
- a CDS encoding L,D-transpeptidase, with product MSLTRRGFLVGLPLFLAACSTRTTSSSISMVSAYGPVADEPFPLAALNARLIKPELRRQVVDYETNYSKGTIVVDTPNRFLYLVQEDGKAMRYGVGVGREGLALRGNAYIGRKAEWPSWTPTANMLRRDPEANGPYRNGMPGGPNNPLGARALYLYRNGGDTMFRIHGTNQPQSIGLAMSSGCIRMLNHDIIDLYERVPSGTRVVVVQA from the coding sequence ATGAGCCTGACACGACGCGGATTTCTCGTAGGCCTTCCGCTTTTTCTGGCCGCGTGCTCGACGCGCACCACTTCATCCTCAATCTCGATGGTCAGTGCCTATGGGCCCGTTGCCGATGAGCCGTTTCCGCTTGCCGCGCTGAATGCGCGGTTGATCAAGCCGGAATTGCGGCGGCAGGTGGTGGACTACGAGACCAATTATTCCAAGGGCACGATCGTCGTCGATACGCCCAATCGCTTCCTCTATCTCGTTCAGGAAGACGGCAAGGCCATGCGCTATGGCGTGGGCGTCGGACGGGAAGGGCTGGCTCTTCGCGGCAATGCCTATATCGGGCGCAAGGCCGAATGGCCGAGCTGGACGCCGACGGCAAACATGCTGCGCCGGGACCCGGAAGCCAACGGACCGTATCGCAACGGGATGCCGGGCGGCCCCAACAATCCGCTGGGCGCACGGGCGCTCTATCTCTATCGCAATGGCGGCGACACAATGTTCCGCATCCACGGCACCAACCAGCCGCAATCTATCGGGCTGGCGATGTCTTCGGGCTGCATTCGCATGCTCAACCATGACATCATCGATCTCTACGAACGCGTGCCGTCGGGGACCCGTGTAGTGGTCGTTCAGGCCTAG
- a CDS encoding DUF4168 domain-containing protein — protein sequence MADFYPAVDTSAVESTEGITVDDYNAILTAAQADPAFAEEVGGAINAVVQPDN from the coding sequence ATGGCCGACTTTTACCCCGCCGTTGACACAAGTGCCGTCGAAAGCACCGAAGGCATTACCGTCGATGACTACAACGCCATCCTGACGGCGGCACAGGCCGATCCGGCGTTTGCCGAGGAGGTCGGGGGCGCCATTAACGCGGTTGTTCAGCCGGACAACTGA